From the genome of Sporomusa sphaeroides DSM 2875:
AAGAAATTGTTACAAAGTTGAAGGTATTGCCGGCAACAGCCGCATATATATTATTGCAACTTTCATTACGGGGTTTGACGGTTGAACATAGTGCACAACGCTATACCCGTGCCGCTAGGGAGGGAATTGAGTGAGCAAAGCTCTAGTTGTAGTAGAATCCCCGGCCAAAGCCAAGACAATTGAAAAATTTCTTGGGAAAAATTACATGGTGAAAGCTTCTATGGGACATTTGCGGGATTTGCCCAAAAGTCAATTCGGGGTTGATATTGAGAACAACTTTTCACCGAAATATATTAATATCAGAGGCAAGGGCGATCTGATTAAAAGTCTAAAAGATGCAGCAAAAAATGCTGATACTGTTTATCTGGCGACAGACCCTGACCGTGAAGGGGAAGCTATTGCCTGGCATCTGGCCCATATTCTTAATCTTTCGGAGCATACTACCTGCCGCATTGAATTTAATGAAATTACTAAGCCGGCTATTCAGCAGGCTATCAAGAAACCACGTCCCATTAATCTGCCGCGGGTATATGCTCAGCAAACCAGACGGATACTTGACAGGATCGTAGGCTATAAACTTAGCCCGCTGCTTTGGCGCAAAGTGCGCAAAGGGTTAAGCGCCGGCCGGGTGCAATCGGTCACCGTTCGTCTCATTTGCGACCGGGAAAAAGAAATCCAGGCTTTTGTTCCGGAAGAGTATTGGACAATTACCGCAAAGTTAAAAGAAAAAAGTACAGCCAAAGCATTTGCTGCCGAATTATTTATGGTTGGCAGCGAAAAGCTGAATGTCAACAACCAATCGCAGGCAGAAACCATTGTTAGTGAGCTTACCCATGCCGAATATGTAGTAAGCGACGTGAAAAAGCGTGAGAGAAAGAGAAATCCATATCCTCCGTTTACCACCAGCAGCCTGCAGCAGGAGGCTGCCCGCAAATTAGGCTTTACTTCCCGCAAAACAATGATGGTTGCGCAGCAGCTGTATGAAGGCCTTGATATTGGCCGGGCCGGTCAGGTCGGTCTTATTACTTATATGCGTACCGATTCCACCCGGATAGCTGAAACTGCTCAGCAGGAAGCCAGAGCCTATATTGAAAACAAGTTTGGCGTGAGCTACCTGCCGGCTAAAGCGCCTGTCTACGCCAATAAGAAATCCCAGGATGCTCACGAAGCGGTCAGACCTACCACTCTTGAGCTGTTGCCGGAAGCTATCGGCAAAAGTTTGACCAAAGACCAGTTAAAGCTCTACACGCTTATTTGGGAAAGGTTTATTGCCAGCCAGATGACACCGGCTGTCTACGATACCCTTACCATTGAGATTACCGCCGGAAATTACAGGCTTAAAGCCACAGGCTCACAATTAAAATTTCCCGGATTCTTAGCCGCTTTTAGTGGAGCTATCGGTAAAGGCAAGGAATTGGAACAAAACTCTGACAGTGATCTTGATACAGAAACTACTTTGCCTGAACTAAAAACAGGGCAAGTCTTACAGCTTGCCAAACTGGAACCTAAGCAACACTTTACCGAACCTCCGCCTCGTTATACAGAAGCTTCCTTGGTTAAAGTACTGGAGGAAAAGGGCATCGGGCGTCCCAGCACCTATGCGCCGACCATTGAGACGATTGTTGTCCGGGGTTATGTAGAGCGTGTGGAGAAAAAGTTTCATCCTACCGATCTGGGGATTGTGGTGCTTGATCTCCTAAAACAATACTTCGAGAGAATCATTGATGTTGAGTTTACTGCGGGGATGGAAGACAAACTAGACGCTATCGCCGAAGGTGACGCCTCTTGGCTAGGTGTTTTGGAAGAATTCTATGATCCTTTTGCTAAAGATTTAAGTTTTGCCGAAGAAGCTATCGGGCAGGTGGAACTGCCTGTTGAAGTTTCCGACATTCCTTGTGAAAACTGTGGGAAAATGATGATTATTAAGCAAGGGCGGTATGGAAATTTCCTGGCATGTCCGGGTTTTCCCGCCTGCCGGAATACCAAACCCATTTTGAAAGATATCGGCGTGAAATGTCCTAAATGCGGTGGTGCGGTTGTCGAGAGGAAGACTAAACGGCGCAGAATTTTTTATGGTTGTGAAAAATACCCTGAATGTGACTTTACTACCTGGGATCTGCCGTTAAACGATAACTGTCCCGTATGCGGCACCTATATGGTTCGGCATAAATATAAAAATGGCGGCTTTGCCGCTCTTTGCAGCAACGAGTCTTGCCCGTCACGGCAAACGTCTGAGAATAAAGAAACAACGAAAAAAGCAGAAGGCAAGGCAGCAAAGCCAACTTCCAACAAGGCTTCTGCTAACCGGAGGAAAAAGAGTGGCTAAAGTTACCGTATTAGGAGCCGGACTGGCTGGCAGTGAAGCTGCCTGGCAACTGGCTGAAGCAGGCATAGCTGTAGACTTGTATGAGATGCGCCCCAAAACAATGACACCGGCCCATCAGACCGGCTTGTTTGCTGAATTGGTATGCAGTAACTCGTTAAGAGCTGCTGCTATAGAAAATGCTGTCGGACTATTGAAAGAAGAAATGCGGCGACTGAATTCTCTGGTTATGAAAGCGGCTGATGCTCATTCAGTTCCGGCAGGCGGAGCACTGGCAGTTGATAGAAACGATTTTAGCCGGTTCATTACCGAGACTCTCTGCAATCATCCGCGTATTTCTGTTATACCTGACGAAGTGACAGCAATACCGGATGACAGACCACTGGTCATTGCTACCGGGCCGCTGACGTCACCGGCTTTATCGCAGGCCATTGCCAAGCTTACAGGTAATGATTATCTGTATTTTTATGATGCAGCTGCTCCGATTATTGCCGCCGACTCCCTTAATATGAATACTATCTACCGGGCTTCCCGCTACGGTAAG
Proteins encoded in this window:
- the topA gene encoding type I DNA topoisomerase — its product is MSKALVVVESPAKAKTIEKFLGKNYMVKASMGHLRDLPKSQFGVDIENNFSPKYINIRGKGDLIKSLKDAAKNADTVYLATDPDREGEAIAWHLAHILNLSEHTTCRIEFNEITKPAIQQAIKKPRPINLPRVYAQQTRRILDRIVGYKLSPLLWRKVRKGLSAGRVQSVTVRLICDREKEIQAFVPEEYWTITAKLKEKSTAKAFAAELFMVGSEKLNVNNQSQAETIVSELTHAEYVVSDVKKRERKRNPYPPFTTSSLQQEAARKLGFTSRKTMMVAQQLYEGLDIGRAGQVGLITYMRTDSTRIAETAQQEARAYIENKFGVSYLPAKAPVYANKKSQDAHEAVRPTTLELLPEAIGKSLTKDQLKLYTLIWERFIASQMTPAVYDTLTIEITAGNYRLKATGSQLKFPGFLAAFSGAIGKGKELEQNSDSDLDTETTLPELKTGQVLQLAKLEPKQHFTEPPPRYTEASLVKVLEEKGIGRPSTYAPTIETIVVRGYVERVEKKFHPTDLGIVVLDLLKQYFERIIDVEFTAGMEDKLDAIAEGDASWLGVLEEFYDPFAKDLSFAEEAIGQVELPVEVSDIPCENCGKMMIIKQGRYGNFLACPGFPACRNTKPILKDIGVKCPKCGGAVVERKTKRRRIFYGCEKYPECDFTTWDLPLNDNCPVCGTYMVRHKYKNGGFAALCSNESCPSRQTSENKETTKKAEGKAAKPTSNKASANRRKKSG